The DNA window CGGTAACGTTACGCCGGGGCGTTTGTCGAGCCAGGCTATGGGTACGAGCATGAAGACTCCGGTCAGCAGGTCGTACCCCATGAGGTAGAGCATGCAGAAACCGACCGGAAAAAGCAGGGCGCCCAACAGGAATGAGCCGGTCTGAACCGCTATGGTGACGGCGAAAATGACAGCGAGCGCCAGCGTGGCACCGGCCATGAATGCACGAATCAGGGTATCCCGCGTTCCCATGTAGATCTTGGCTTCGCCGGCGTCAACCAGCTTGGTAACAAACTCGTTGGGTAGAAGGTAAGACATAACAGCAGCTCTCTGTGCGAAATGGAAATGGAGTTTCTGGAACGACGCGCTGTTGAGTCAGAGTCTCTTTCTCAGCGCGGAAGATAGTCTTCCCGGCCGCCCACGGCTGGCCGCGAGCCGTTACCAGCGTTTGTAAGGGAGGAACTTGCCGTCCATGGTGATCACCACCCGATCGCCTTTGGGGTCCTCCACTTTGTCCACGTACATCTTGTAATCGATGGCACTCATGATGCCGTCGCCGAATTTCTCGTGTATCAGAGCCTTGACGCTGGGGCCGTAGATCATGGTCGCCTCGTAGAGGCGATAGATAAGGGGATCCTGGGGCACACTGTCGCCCCAGTGCTTGGAAGGGGGCGTCTGCAAAGCGGTCGCGACTGCCTGATCGAGTGCAAGCGTCTCGCACAGTGCCTTGGCCTGCTCCTCCAGCATGGTGTTCATCCCGAAGCAACAGGATGTCGTCCAGACCGGCGACATGCCGATGGCCTCAGCAATCTGTTCCCAGGCCAGACCTTTCTCGTTTTTGGCGGTGAGGATAGCGGCGGTCATCATTTCATGGTTCATAACTAAACCCTCGGCGTCTTTTGCTACATAGTGGTGCGTAGGCACCGTCTTGGGGCTCTCAGCGGGCACAACCTGTTATATCCGCTGATTTTCCTCGTCCTTCACGCTCTCTTTGCAGGTTCCGCGCCAGTTGGAAAAACGAAGCTCAGCATTGCCTGGGTGCGCTAATGTCGGGCGGTCAAACCACAAGAAGACATCGATGGGCAGAACGTTAAAGAAGCGGGCCGGTGAGCAACCGGGTTGGAGACTGCGGAACTATCGGTTAGAGCGCGCGATTAGAGCGCGGCGGGTGAGGCGCTTTATTACACCGATCAAAGGCGTCGTATTGGGGCTTCTGGCGCTGGGCTTACGCCGGGGAGTCGCATGGAAAAGCAGGACGGATACGACTAACGGAATATGCGCATCAATAACACGCGAGGACATCTGCAGCGTCAAAGCCGATGCCTGTCAGGCGGGTGCAAACCCTGAGCTGACTGCGCCAGCGTGGGTGTTAGAGTCTGCGCTCGACCAGCAGCGGCTCGCCTGACTAGCGATCGAGTTATCCCAGGCCGAACCATC is part of the Hydrocarboniclastica marina genome and encodes:
- the cynS gene encoding cyanase, with product MNHEMMTAAILTAKNEKGLAWEQIAEAIGMSPVWTTSCCFGMNTMLEEQAKALCETLALDQAVATALQTPPSKHWGDSVPQDPLIYRLYEATMIYGPSVKALIHEKFGDGIMSAIDYKMYVDKVEDPKGDRVVITMDGKFLPYKRW